The following coding sequences are from one Ruminococcus flavefaciens AE3010 window:
- a CDS encoding D-alanyl-D-alanine carboxypeptidase family protein yields MIRKRNPNDYTYIKYSAGAVCVMAYKIKKERVVLAAGIAAAVLIVMMAVIIAIALKGGRSEKNSVFSEQTTTAETTLTTTSTVTTTIMTTTQPVTTIAHIDEPECRGAALYAMGGKKMLYSDHIDDKVAPASLTKLLTAAVALKYVNAEAVFRVGSEQALVHENSSLCGVVSGDELTLRDLITGLLMSSGNDAAYTIAVSTARAHSHDPDMTDYEAVDYFCGMMNSFAEFIGMEKSHFSTPDGWDDADQYTTVSDLLILTEYALSVPEISDIVGVYSKDVVISSGKPLSWTNSNELLDPNGPYYTEGVCGVKTGTTDVAGNSLIAVYKKNRRTYISVVVGCNTDDERYQLTKELLSHCE; encoded by the coding sequence ATGATCAGAAAGAGGAATCCAAATGATTATACATACATCAAATACAGTGCAGGAGCTGTCTGCGTAATGGCTTATAAGATCAAAAAGGAAAGAGTCGTTCTGGCGGCAGGCATCGCTGCGGCAGTATTGATCGTAATGATGGCAGTCATAATTGCTATTGCCTTAAAGGGCGGAAGATCAGAAAAGAACAGCGTGTTCTCTGAGCAGACCACAACTGCTGAAACTACCCTTACCACAACTTCGACGGTCACGACAACGATCATGACAACTACTCAGCCTGTAACTACTATCGCCCATATCGACGAACCTGAGTGCAGGGGCGCAGCTCTTTATGCTATGGGCGGAAAAAAGATGCTCTACAGCGACCATATTGACGATAAGGTGGCTCCCGCGAGCCTGACCAAGCTGCTGACAGCGGCTGTTGCGCTGAAATACGTGAATGCCGAGGCAGTATTCCGGGTAGGCTCAGAGCAGGCGCTGGTCCATGAAAATTCCAGCCTCTGCGGAGTTGTCTCAGGTGACGAGCTGACCCTGCGGGACCTTATTACGGGCCTTCTGATGTCGTCGGGCAACGACGCGGCGTACACCATAGCTGTTTCCACAGCCCGTGCTCACAGCCATGACCCCGATATGACCGATTACGAAGCCGTTGATTATTTCTGCGGCATGATGAATTCTTTTGCGGAGTTCATAGGCATGGAAAAGAGCCATTTCAGTACTCCCGACGGCTGGGACGACGCCGATCAGTATACCACGGTGTCCGATTTGCTGATACTGACGGAATATGCTCTGTCAGTGCCTGAGATAAGCGATATAGTGGGAGTTTACAGCAAGGATGTGGTCATTTCCTCGGGCAAGCCCCTTTCTTGGACGAACTCCAACGAGCTGCTTGATCCCAACGGCCCCTATTACACTGAGGGTGTTTGCGGCGTAAAAACAGGAACCACAGATGTTGCGGGAAACAGTCTCATTGCAGTTTACAAAAAGAACCGCAGGACGTATATCTCG
- the nifU gene encoding Fe-S cluster assembly scaffold protein NifU, whose product MLYSEKVLDHFSNPRNVGEIEDADGVGEIGNAKCGDIMKMYLKIDDNTITDVKFKTFGCGAAVATSSMATELIKGKSIDDALKLTNQAVVEALDGLPAVKIHCSVLAEQAVRAALSDYYTKQGIDPVPIVGEIKVPEEE is encoded by the coding sequence ATGCTGTACAGTGAAAAGGTTCTGGACCATTTTTCAAATCCACGAAATGTGGGTGAGATCGAGGACGCAGACGGCGTCGGAGAGATCGGCAACGCAAAATGCGGAGATATCATGAAGATGTATCTCAAAATAGACGATAATACCATTACAGACGTTAAGTTCAAGACATTCGGCTGCGGTGCGGCAGTTGCCACATCTTCAATGGCGACCGAGCTCATCAAGGGCAAATCCATCGATGACGCGCTGAAGCTGACAAATCAGGCTGTTGTGGAGGCTCTCGACGGACTTCCCGCAGTCAAGATACACTGCTCTGTTCTGGCTGAGCAGGCTGTCCGCGCAGCTCTCTCGGATTACTACACCAAGCAGGGCATTGACCCTGTACCGATCGTGGGCGAGATAAAGGTACCCGAGGAAGAATGA
- a CDS encoding flavodoxin family protein → MAFKVMGVTAGRKDSNSEILTKEALLACQEMGAEVSMINLRDFDLLDCTGCTSCTMGMSMGKNTGCSLKNKDDKDKIMKVMLDQDAVIFSAPTYALMPSSLFLKFMHRNLAYEAAFLTKIGAIAHRDRVGAIIAVGGSYRSWQSLALECMQITTVTNSFKVVDMYMATAVPAPAQVLLHEEKLARAREIGQNVMKALNTPPAERKWLGDPDTGWCPNCHSNSLCLGDVQWKGLRYPIECTVCGAGGDLEKTPDGKWKFVIAPNGLERDRTTEEGRGIHCDEIAEVQGGFFMNPENMGIVAQKLEKYKKIQFKGLE, encoded by the coding sequence ATGGCTTTTAAAGTAATGGGCGTAACAGCAGGAAGAAAAGACAGCAACAGTGAGATATTGACCAAGGAAGCTTTGCTTGCCTGTCAGGAAATGGGCGCAGAGGTATCCATGATCAATTTAAGAGATTTTGATCTTCTTGACTGTACGGGCTGTACATCATGTACCATGGGTATGTCCATGGGAAAGAACACAGGATGTTCACTGAAAAACAAGGACGATAAGGACAAGATAATGAAGGTCATGCTGGATCAGGACGCTGTAATATTCTCAGCTCCTACATATGCTCTCATGCCCTCATCGCTGTTCCTTAAATTCATGCACAGAAACTTGGCTTATGAGGCAGCATTCCTCACCAAGATAGGCGCTATCGCACACCGTGACCGTGTCGGAGCTATCATAGCTGTAGGCGGTTCTTACCGTTCATGGCAGTCTCTTGCCCTTGAATGTATGCAGATAACCACAGTAACAAACAGCTTCAAGGTAGTTGATATGTATATGGCAACTGCTGTTCCTGCACCTGCACAGGTGCTTCTCCACGAGGAAAAGCTTGCCCGTGCGAGAGAGATAGGACAGAATGTAATGAAGGCTCTGAATACTCCTCCTGCCGAGCGCAAGTGGCTGGGTGATCCGGATACAGGCTGGTGTCCCAACTGCCACAGCAACAGTCTCTGCCTTGGCGATGTTCAGTGGAAGGGTCTCAGATATCCTATCGAATGTACTGTCTGTGGAGCAGGCGGCGACCTTGAAAAGACTCCCGACGGCAAGTGGAAATTCGTTATCGCACCAAACGGTCTGGAGCGTGACCGTACCACAGAGGAGGGACGCGGCATACACTGTGACGAGATCGCAGAGGTGCAGGGCGGATTCTTTATGAATCCCGAGAATATGGGCATAGTTGCACAGAAGCTGGAGAAGTACAAGAAGATACAGTTCAAAGGTTTGGAATAA
- a CDS encoding dockerin type I repeat-containing protein, with translation MRKFTKEIASLLATVTVSASVNAANIQSEELVVQLAGQAVNPDSISEPLSEEIPDTAGIVAPPDIYTEPETTIPPLMGDIAPETTTTTTTVPPLMGTFVTTMPTTTTETIPSVAGGFLEPATTTTTSTSLPPFVGTMTAATTTTVVTTTTTSEEEIPPLMGEMAYVPGDVNGDYEFNVADIVALQRYILHMPESNINDWYMADLCEDGEINIFDLVVMRRELLRHMRYSDTSVFDK, from the coding sequence ATGAGGAAATTTACAAAAGAGATAGCATCGCTCTTAGCGACTGTAACTGTCAGCGCTTCTGTAAACGCTGCCAATATTCAATCGGAAGAGCTCGTCGTGCAGCTTGCAGGTCAGGCAGTGAATCCCGACAGCATATCAGAGCCTCTGTCCGAGGAAATCCCAGATACCGCAGGTATAGTAGCTCCCCCTGATATATATACAGAGCCCGAAACAACTATACCGCCGCTTATGGGAGACATTGCACCCGAAACTACTACCACCACAACAACTGTGCCGCCGCTCATGGGTACTTTTGTTACAACAATGCCTACAACGACCACAGAGACGATACCGTCGGTGGCAGGCGGATTCTTAGAACCTGCTACGACCACCACCACAAGCACTTCTTTACCGCCGTTTGTTGGTACAATGACAGCTGCAACCACTACAACGGTTGTGACCACTACCACCACTTCTGAGGAAGAAATACCGCCTCTTATGGGAGAGATGGCATATGTCCCGGGCGACGTAAACGGTGACTATGAATTCAATGTTGCGGATATCGTAGCGCTTCAAAGATATATCCTTCATATGCCCGAGTCAAATATCAATGACTGGTATATGGCAGATCTTTGTGAGGACGGAGAGATAAACATATTCGACCTTGTGGTAATGAGACGCGAGCTTCTCCGTCATATGAGATACAGCGATACCTCGGTCTTTGACAAATAA
- a CDS encoding radical SAM/SPASM domain-containing protein, which produces MDYTISITNKCNLRCSYCYERHLNTEYGCINDETRDRIADFINSRANAGTVYLFGGEPLLYKDTVKYYCENITAKEFVITTNGTLLDEEFIKWCADRKVIINMSHDGRECTDRGADTALLDANLKLLLKYQPETLVQLVYTEQTLPKLYDNVMYLKGMGVKKVSAAMDAFLVPDDPDSFGDVLREQWRRIAEIPDLFLYELAVKKKNIKENKRSLCEICKKKIFINWDGTFYPCVQFQNIPEYRCGDVFVGIEAEKARKEHPDYSMVSERCKGCEIAEYCRNSCACRKMATTGTVRDISEAACMEEQVHILTALEIISKENGGKEK; this is translated from the coding sequence TTGGATTATACTATCAGCATAACAAACAAATGCAATCTCAGATGCAGCTATTGCTATGAAAGACATCTGAACACGGAATACGGCTGCATAAACGATGAGACAAGAGACAGGATCGCAGATTTCATAAACAGCCGCGCCAATGCGGGAACGGTCTATCTTTTCGGCGGAGAGCCTCTGCTTTACAAGGATACCGTAAAGTATTACTGCGAGAATATAACCGCAAAGGAGTTCGTCATCACTACTAACGGTACCCTCCTTGACGAGGAGTTCATAAAGTGGTGTGCGGACAGAAAGGTCATTATCAATATGTCCCATGACGGCAGGGAGTGTACCGACCGCGGCGCTGATACTGCGCTTCTTGACGCCAATCTGAAGCTGCTGCTGAAATATCAGCCCGAGACCCTTGTACAGCTTGTCTATACGGAGCAGACGCTGCCGAAGCTTTACGACAATGTCATGTACCTTAAAGGAATGGGCGTAAAAAAGGTATCTGCTGCAATGGACGCCTTCCTCGTCCCCGATGATCCCGACAGCTTCGGCGACGTTTTAAGGGAGCAGTGGCGCAGGATAGCCGAGATACCCGATCTTTTCCTGTATGAGCTGGCTGTAAAGAAGAAAAATATCAAAGAAAACAAGCGGAGTCTTTGCGAGATATGCAAAAAGAAGATATTTATAAACTGGGACGGCACCTTTTACCCCTGTGTACAGTTCCAGAACATACCCGAATACCGCTGCGGTGATGTTTTTGTGGGCATTGAAGCCGAAAAGGCAAGAAAGGAGCACCCCGATTATTCAATGGTATCGGAGAGGTGCAAAGGCTGCGAGATAGCTGAATACTGCCGAAATTCCTGTGCCTGCCGAAAAATGGCTACAACAGGCACTGTAAGGGATATTTCGGAAGCAGCCTGCATGGAGGAGCAAGTGCATATCCTGACAGCGCTTGAAATAATATCTAAAGAAAACGGAGGTAAGGAAAAATGA
- a CDS encoding glycoside hydrolase family 11 protein, producing the protein MRTHKKSILSALVSAAVLTASFPMQTAKADIVIDHDCSGVDKGYYYEIKNNDKDSQPEFLIDVLGGYSCNWDNDEDFMVQRGPKFTEPVNYTELKNYSCNFWKSVDIEKFKDEDEGYVRFGFRMKNTKGDTFTIMEYEDVASSKVLSTEDGYSEIGTCYAREALNYNSITDMTKKEWYTIYSKENEDNTKSVICSRKVPFSKGDYQNLCLSDILQAVADAGIDPGDLTGVNIFVEGAHSKGSARVFTSYYKGDTRPDKVWEDWEDPEAPIILKGGDYGIRTGYYYKLTQLRNGGYMEVLSPSLFKAEWDSTDMPYHYDGPTFGRGKSYDQGQSYKAVSGSSVDYTMNFDAEGSYFVETYARMVGPDLPEYELDTEVHIVDAINEWVKRDWDETIGEVTADGKKYEAHECSVTKIGTGSPQKTETYYFISEDAEENGKKGTVTVKHDLAPFMEFLHDHGAILGEPDCILVRLDGDVSKGTAELVKNEVTIPDFIPDDHEYDKEKRRIALGGINTETTVYGEDYRIVGSESTMKGFKGEKIDCDWQLIPSKSPGVDMDESPRRFYIGGERIQNSDGSIGYIEKDSLLIDYEIDMGEVTSTKKKPAWIIGGTIICGKIFDNVELTEDDYSSTTIVVADKWDGDPLNALGPLYSTHRDAEEFGVIESNGVKYDAVKILPKDKSKNSPYIVLMRQEQLEAVDAADVPEGYSRYAGTIDARDIVDKINDLGYRTFSIGSAYFSLTTVRNEGSATVGKAELRRVPSDDTVFTAEDVQKLSDFILGKDPYIPYLTSYDLNGDGVWDSFDLCAMRKRVEK; encoded by the coding sequence ATGAGAACACACAAAAAAAGCATTCTGTCTGCTCTTGTCTCGGCGGCGGTGCTTACTGCAAGCTTTCCGATGCAGACTGCCAAAGCAGATATCGTCATCGACCACGATTGCAGCGGCGTTGACAAGGGCTACTACTACGAGATCAAAAACAACGACAAGGACAGCCAGCCCGAATTCCTTATTGATGTGCTTGGCGGTTACAGCTGCAATTGGGATAACGATGAGGACTTTATGGTACAGCGAGGGCCTAAGTTCACCGAGCCCGTAAATTATACCGAGCTGAAGAATTACAGCTGCAATTTCTGGAAATCCGTGGACATTGAAAAATTCAAGGACGAAGATGAGGGCTATGTAAGGTTCGGCTTCAGAATGAAAAATACCAAGGGCGATACGTTCACCATAATGGAATATGAGGACGTGGCAAGCAGCAAAGTGCTGAGCACCGAGGACGGATACAGTGAGATCGGCACCTGCTATGCAAGAGAGGCTCTTAATTATAATAGTATAACCGATATGACCAAGAAAGAGTGGTACACTATATACTCAAAGGAAAATGAGGACAATACCAAGTCGGTAATATGCAGCAGAAAAGTCCCTTTCAGCAAGGGAGACTATCAGAACCTGTGCCTTTCCGATATACTTCAGGCAGTAGCTGATGCAGGCATTGATCCCGGAGATCTTACAGGCGTGAACATCTTTGTTGAGGGGGCTCACTCAAAGGGCAGCGCAAGAGTTTTTACAAGCTATTATAAAGGAGATACCAGACCTGATAAAGTCTGGGAGGACTGGGAAGATCCCGAGGCTCCCATTATTTTAAAGGGCGGAGATTACGGCATCCGCACAGGATATTATTACAAGCTTACCCAGCTGAGAAATGGCGGATATATGGAAGTACTTTCACCGTCCCTTTTCAAGGCAGAATGGGATTCAACAGATATGCCATACCATTATGACGGCCCCACATTCGGACGCGGCAAGAGCTACGATCAAGGGCAGTCCTACAAAGCTGTTTCGGGTTCATCTGTGGATTATACCATGAATTTTGATGCTGAGGGCTCTTATTTTGTTGAGACCTATGCGAGAATGGTCGGTCCTGATCTTCCCGAATACGAACTTGATACAGAGGTACATATCGTAGATGCCATCAATGAATGGGTCAAAAGAGACTGGGACGAGACGATCGGTGAAGTGACCGCTGACGGCAAGAAATATGAGGCACATGAATGCTCGGTCACTAAGATCGGTACGGGATCGCCTCAGAAAACCGAGACCTACTATTTCATAAGCGAGGACGCCGAGGAAAACGGCAAAAAGGGAACAGTTACCGTTAAGCACGACCTTGCACCGTTTATGGAGTTCCTCCATGATCACGGAGCTATTCTCGGTGAGCCCGACTGTATACTTGTCCGTCTGGACGGCGATGTATCAAAGGGTACCGCAGAGCTTGTGAAGAACGAGGTGACCATACCCGACTTTATTCCCGATGACCATGAATATGACAAGGAAAAAAGAAGGATAGCTCTCGGCGGCATTAATACCGAAACTACCGTATATGGTGAGGATTACAGGATCGTAGGCTCGGAATCGACCATGAAGGGCTTCAAGGGCGAAAAGATAGACTGCGATTGGCAGCTTATCCCGTCGAAAAGCCCCGGAGTTGATATGGATGAATCTCCTCGCCGCTTCTACATCGGAGGTGAAAGGATACAGAATTCGGACGGCTCTATCGGCTATATCGAAAAGGACAGCCTGCTCATAGATTATGAGATAGATATGGGTGAAGTGACCTCAACGAAGAAGAAGCCCGCATGGATCATCGGCGGAACTATAATCTGCGGCAAGATCTTTGATAATGTTGAGCTCACCGAGGACGATTACAGTTCTACTACCATAGTTGTTGCAGATAAGTGGGACGGAGATCCTCTGAATGCACTGGGACCGCTGTACAGTACTCACCGTGATGCCGAGGAGTTCGGTGTTATCGAGTCAAACGGAGTAAAATATGATGCGGTGAAGATACTTCCCAAGGACAAGAGCAAAAACTCTCCTTACATCGTGCTTATGCGTCAGGAGCAGTTGGAAGCTGTCGATGCTGCTGATGTTCCCGAGGGATACAGCCGTTATGCAGGAACTATAGACGCAAGGGATATCGTTGATAAGATAAACGACCTTGGCTACAGGACATTCAGCATTGGCTCAGCTTATTTCTCACTTACGACAGTCCGCAATGAGGGCTCTGCTACAGTCGGAAAGGCAGAATTAAGACGTGTACCGAGTGATGATACGGTATTCACTGCCGAAGATGTTCAGAAGCTTTCCGATTTTATTCTCGGAAAAGACCCGTATATACCGTACCTGACGAGCTACGATCTGAACGGTGACGGCGTATGGGATTCATTTGATCTTTGCGCTATGAGAAAAAGAGTTGAAAAGTAA
- a CDS encoding RNA polymerase sigma factor has protein sequence MTSRELTAMMQRSPVDCHKALVKEYGRYVYAIAYNKLRGCGTNEDIEECVSDVFADLFMKCEYDLSYENDIKFLIATIAKRKAIDYFRSLTARGSHISETDEDDMRELVSDFSVDERVDRSELRRVLLDKIDELGEPDSTILIQKFYYNRNSKEIAESVSMTATAVRQRCSRAMDKLRTKLAEVGIGR, from the coding sequence ATGACAAGCAGAGAACTGACAGCAATGATGCAGAGATCACCTGTCGACTGTCATAAAGCTCTCGTCAAGGAATATGGCAGATACGTTTATGCTATCGCCTACAATAAGCTGAGAGGCTGCGGCACAAACGAAGATATAGAGGAATGTGTCAGCGACGTTTTTGCCGATCTCTTTATGAAATGTGAGTATGATCTGTCATATGAAAATGACATAAAATTTCTTATAGCAACTATAGCAAAACGAAAGGCGATCGACTACTTCCGCAGCCTTACCGCAAGAGGAAGCCATATATCCGAGACCGACGAGGACGATATGAGAGAGCTTGTCTCGGACTTCAGCGTTGACGAACGCGTTGACCGCTCGGAACTCCGCCGTGTGCTCCTCGATAAGATAGATGAACTGGGAGAGCCTGATTCGACCATACTTATACAGAAATTCTACTATAACCGAAATTCCAAGGAAATAGCAGAGAGCGTTTCCATGACTGCAACGGCAGTCAGACAGAGATGCTCCCGCGCTATGGACAAGCTGCGCACTAAGCTTGCGGAAGTCGGAATCGGAAGATAA
- a CDS encoding O-acetylhomoserine aminocarboxypropyltransferase/cysteine synthase family protein — protein MANNKLHFETLQLHVGQEQADPATDARAVPIYATTSYVFHDSQHAADRFGLKDAGNIYGRLTNSTQDVFEKRIAALEGGIAALATASGAAAITYTIQALAKAGENIVASKTIYGGTYNLLAHTLPLYGITTKFADPDVEGSFEAAIDENTKALYIETLGNPNSNAIDIEKIAKIAHAHNIPLVVDNTFATPYLVRPIEYGADIVVHSATKFIGGHGTAIGGVIVDSGNFDWAASKRYPWVSEPNPSYHGVSFTAAVGAAAFVTYIRAILLRDTGATVSPFHAFIFLQGLETLSLRVERHTENAKKIVDYLAKHPQVEAVHHPSLSSEKSHEVYKKYFPNGGGSIFTFDIKGTEDDAKKFIDNLNIFSLLANVADVKSLVIHPASTTHSQLTEAELAEQGIKPNTIRLSIGTEHIDDLIAALDGAFAAIK, from the coding sequence ATGGCTAATAATAAATTACATTTTGAGACACTTCAGCTTCACGTTGGACAGGAGCAGGCAGACCCTGCAACAGACGCAAGAGCAGTACCGATCTATGCGACTACATCTTACGTTTTCCATGATTCACAGCATGCCGCAGACCGCTTTGGCTTAAAGGACGCAGGCAACATCTACGGCAGACTGACAAACTCCACACAGGACGTTTTCGAGAAGAGAATAGCAGCTCTTGAGGGCGGTATCGCAGCTCTGGCAACAGCTTCAGGTGCAGCTGCTATCACATATACGATTCAGGCACTTGCCAAGGCAGGAGAGAACATCGTAGCTTCCAAGACTATCTACGGCGGCACATACAATCTCCTTGCACATACACTCCCACTTTACGGCATAACAACAAAGTTTGCAGACCCAGACGTTGAGGGCAGCTTCGAGGCGGCTATCGATGAGAACACAAAGGCGCTCTACATCGAGACTCTCGGCAACCCCAACTCCAACGCTATTGACATTGAGAAGATAGCAAAGATAGCACACGCACACAATATCCCTCTCGTAGTTGACAATACATTCGCAACTCCATATCTTGTGCGTCCTATCGAGTACGGCGCAGACATCGTTGTACACTCCGCTACAAAGTTCATCGGCGGTCACGGTACAGCTATCGGCGGCGTTATCGTAGACAGCGGCAACTTCGACTGGGCAGCTTCAAAGCGCTATCCATGGGTATCCGAGCCCAATCCAAGCTACCACGGCGTAAGCTTCACAGCAGCAGTGGGCGCAGCTGCATTCGTTACATATATCCGTGCAATACTTCTCCGTGACACAGGAGCTACAGTTTCTCCGTTCCACGCATTCATCTTTTTACAGGGACTTGAGACCCTTTCGCTCCGCGTAGAGCGCCACACAGAGAACGCAAAGAAGATAGTTGACTATCTTGCAAAGCACCCACAGGTAGAGGCTGTTCACCACCCCTCACTCAGCTCCGAGAAGAGCCATGAGGTATACAAGAAGTACTTCCCCAACGGCGGCGGCAGTATCTTCACCTTTGATATAAAGGGCACAGAGGACGACGCAAAGAAGTTCATCGACAACCTTAACATATTCTCGCTCCTTGCAAATGTAGCAGACGTTAAGTCACTGGTTATCCACCCTGCTTCAACAACACATTCACAGCTCACAGAGGCTGAGCTTGCAGAGCAGGGAATCAAGCCCAACACGATCAGACTCTCCATCGGTACAGAGCATATCGACGATCTTATTGCAGCACTTGACGGTGCATTTGCAGCCATAAAGTAA
- the nifS gene encoding cysteine desulfurase NifS, with translation MEKRFIYADNAATTAVSEEVLAAMLPHFREGYGNASSIYKLGRDAQRAVETAREKVAKALGAEPREIYFTSCGSESDNWAIKGTAELMAKKGKKHIITSVFEHHAVLHTTEYLEKHGFEVTYIPVSDKGLIDTQDIKNAIREDTALVTIMYANNEIGTIQPIDEIAAICKEKGVLFHTDAVQAVGHVEIDVHKQGIDMLSLSGHKIHAQKGIGALYVRKGLILPNLIHGGGQERGKRAGTENVPAIVGLGVAIEAATRNIAEKAAVITPRRNKLIDGILKLPYTRLNGDRDKRLPGNLNISIEGIEGESLLLMLDMNGICASSGSACTSGSLDPSHVLLSLGLKHAVAHGSMRLSIEEDVSDDDVDYILEVVPKIVERLRAMSPVWERMMKGEDYE, from the coding sequence ATGGAAAAACGTTTTATATACGCCGACAATGCCGCTACTACAGCGGTATCGGAGGAAGTTCTCGCAGCTATGCTCCCCCATTTCCGTGAGGGCTACGGCAACGCTTCAAGCATTTACAAGCTGGGGCGCGACGCTCAGCGTGCAGTTGAGACCGCCCGTGAAAAGGTGGCAAAGGCTCTGGGTGCAGAGCCCCGCGAGATATACTTCACAAGCTGCGGTTCCGAGTCCGACAACTGGGCTATCAAGGGCACTGCGGAGCTCATGGCTAAAAAGGGCAAAAAACACATCATCACATCTGTATTCGAGCACCACGCTGTGCTCCATACAACGGAATACCTTGAAAAGCACGGCTTCGAGGTGACTTATATCCCCGTCAGTGACAAGGGACTCATCGACACGCAGGATATAAAAAATGCTATCCGCGAGGATACTGCCCTTGTTACTATAATGTATGCAAACAACGAGATAGGCACTATCCAGCCCATTGACGAGATAGCCGCAATATGCAAGGAAAAGGGCGTGCTTTTCCATACTGATGCGGTTCAGGCTGTGGGACACGTTGAGATAGACGTCCACAAGCAAGGCATAGATATGCTGTCCCTCTCAGGTCACAAGATACACGCTCAGAAGGGCATCGGCGCTCTCTATGTCCGCAAGGGACTGATACTCCCCAACCTTATCCACGGCGGCGGTCAGGAGCGCGGCAAGCGTGCAGGTACGGAAAATGTTCCCGCTATCGTAGGTCTGGGAGTCGCCATTGAAGCTGCAACACGCAATATCGCTGAAAAGGCTGCTGTCATCACTCCACGCAGAAACAAGCTTATCGACGGCATACTGAAGCTGCCCTACACCCGTCTTAACGGCGACAGGGACAAGCGCCTGCCCGGTAATCTCAATATTTCCATTGAGGGCATCGAGGGCGAATCCCTGCTGCTCATGCTGGATATGAACGGTATCTGTGCTTCATCTGGCTCTGCCTGCACATCGGGCTCACTTGACCCGTCCCACGTTCTGCTCTCTCTGGGACTCAAACACGCCGTTGCTCACGGCTCTATGCGCCTTTCCATTGAGGAGGACGTCTCCGACGATGACGTTGACTACATTCTTGAAGTAGTGCCGAAAATAGTTGAGCGCCTGCGTGCTATGTCTCCCGTATGGGAAAGAATGATGAAGGGCGAAGATTACGAATAA